The DNA segment AaccaaaatataaaacaaacctttctgcagcaggaatgctgttGGATCCTGGTTTTGGTGGAGGTTTGATAGATTTGGGTGGGAATGCATTGGAGCTGTATGGGGGCAAAGACAGCTGTGGCACTGGTCTTTGCAGGGCAGCTGTggagaggagagaaggaaatttAAATCCTACATCAGCTATTCTTAAATGAAGTAGAATGAAGAAATTCTGTCACCTTATTGCTTTTTAATTAGATAAATATAATACAATAAACAGTTCTTGATGTGTTAGTTACAGATTGGAAAATCATATGGTCAGCTGAGAACTTAGAAGTAggtattaaaattaaaaataaactggaaCTGGCTTGAGCaacatttacattttctaaCATCTTTTTGGATAAGCCACAATTCAGGTACCTTAGCTGCAGAAGGTGGTACATGTTTTCTGTCATGCTGCTTCTAAATAGCAGATTTGATATCACTTTTTTAAATATCATTCTGAGATTTCTCCCagcatgaaataaaacattttctttctgcagtgtCCTCAGACCTGAACTAGCAGTAAGAGTGTGACAGTTTAACTGTGTTCTGCACAGCTTAAATAACCTTATTCTCCATGGAGGCTTAGGGGCAGTGATAATTCATAGAGGCTTGGCCAAATGTCCTGCTTCTGTTATGGAGTCACTTTACCAACTCAGTTTCAGAACCAGCATTCTGCAGTAGTATATAAACACTGCTGGTACATGGAAGAAGTTCTGCTTCTGTTCATAAAAGTGACTAACACTGCACAGAGCCTGGTGCCAGCAGGGTTTGCTGAGGACTGGGGGACACCAGGCTTCTGTTCCCAGCTGTGTGCAGAACACAAATCTCTCTATTTCAAAAGAACAAATCCTGCTGGCTGGTAACTGGCTGACTGAAGGAAGCTATTAGCTATTCATTTCCTGGGGTTTGTGGCTTTGATATATAAACCTGCATCGGGCACTTTATAAAAATTCTACTGCCTATTGAGGTCCTACCTGACTTTAGAAATGGCTCTAAGGAAACAACCACCaaagtaatttccttttttttttttttttttttttttttttttttttttttgaactaaGACAAAGAAAGATTTCAAGTTTGAAAAATCAATGTAGAAATACTTACTGTCTTCTTCATCCTGGggagccaaaagaaaaaaaaattagcaacaTATTATAGAACAATTCTTAGgaatattttacaaaacaaaatctgGACATTGGTGAATTTTGAGTATACAAGGATTTGAGTATACAAGGATTCTAATATCTACAATGTCACTTCCCTCTAAAATGCTTTTGTCTTGATgcaaaaccaaataatttttaaagttttaaacaaaatatgtgGTAGATGTCCCATAACACATCTTGACCTAAAATAGTCAGAAACTCTCAGGAGATATAAACTTTCTTTATTCCTTCAAGTAAGTGTAGGCTCTCAGAATCATCTGAAAGTGAAACTTTTAGGTCAGCTTaagctgaaaaaatccccagaagcCAAACTCTTTTTTAAGCAAAACCACTTCTCCCATGTCATAGAGGAAATTCTAGCCTTATTCTTCCTGTTATCCAAGATACAGTTCTCAGGGAACAAATTGAGCTTGACACAGAAGAACTGTTCAAAAACAACCCATGTGCCATGAAAGATCCATGAATATTCCTTACAAATTATAAAAGAAATGAGTTTACCTTTTCCAGCACTATAAGTTTATACAGGTACTTAATTTTACTGTAACCCCTTATAGTTTTAAATATATGCTTTGAGACTACACttacttcatttttcttgtgTGGTGGCCAACTGTgcctgaaaggaaaacaaaacactcATCATAGGTAGAATAATACTCATTCACTTCACGTGCATTAGGCCATATTTTCAACTTGAACATGAATTTATAGTAAGTCTTAAAGACCAATGGATGCAGAaacacttttttcttcctcataaAAACATCTAAGATTCTAATGCATATAATCTAAAGCATTATTCTAGTCCTTAACCCATCTTGATtttatcaaaagaaaaatgtctgaTGAATTGATTGTAAGATTAGAGCTTCAAACAAGCTTGTACAATGATGAAACATTCAAGCCTTGAACTCATTTACAATATTTGACAACACTGCTGAAGCATATCATAAGGATATCAGGCTTTGTTTTCTCTGATCAATTATCCTGGCTGATTAGTAGATCTCAattatttcttctcttgttTTAAGTACAGGCAGTGTTCAGCCCCCAGGTGGTCTAGAAAATGGGGGAATGATCCAGTTCTGCTAGAAAATGCTGCTGGCTGATAAGAAGGAGTTTTGTAGGCTAATAAAATCAATGAGATAAATGTACAGCTTTCCTTTTCTAACACCCTAAAACAACAGCAATAGAACCCATGTAAGAATGTTCCCTAGAGCAAGAACTTGCTCTGCTGGAAAAAACATGGATCATATATATCTTTGTATGACTTGGAAGTGAGTCATGCCCCACGTAATGGCTCTTTCAGATATGATTGGAGAGAGGTTTTCTGCATTCACACCTTTCTGCAGCTTCAAGCACATCCTGTGCATATTAATGAACCAAACTGTGATACCCACAGACCCTGTTGTCATGCAGTACCAGTAAATCAGACCATCCTGTGCTGCTTGTCcatatttttgttaaatttcttttctcctttattgAATTTTGATTAAATGAGCACTTACTTTCCAGGGCTTTGCTTCCTTAGAGGAGGTGGGTTGCCTCTTTCATACCTGTCACTTGGTGGGACAGGAGGTTTTGGCATCATTGCTAACTGTTCTCCCAGGGATCTAAAGCAGGAGCCAGATGACGAAATAAAGGCAAAAAGCTGCTTATTAAGAAATAACTGGGGAATACTGGCAATGAGAGGATCATTTGCAGAGGACAAATCTTACCTTAGCTGTGAAACCAGAGGCTGCAAAACAACAAGGAATAGGTATATAGAGAGAATATATAAGTGCATCAAAATAGGCAAAAACTATCAATattcacaaacaaaaaaaaaaaacatttaccTTTTCAGGAATGCCTGGCTTCTTCCCTGAAAACAGCAAAAGCTTATATTTAGAAAAAGTGAGAGTTAATTAATAAGACTTCCTATGAAATAAATGAGTTTTGAATAAAACTGAAAGTTAATCTTGCTGGTTGAAGAACTCACATTCTGATATGTAAGCCAGAAAAATATTGTAGTTTTGCAAGTGATGTTAAAATCGCCATCTCTCTTATTGaagagaaatttaaatattttcaacatGGCACGTGTCACAATCACATTATCTAAGGTTCAGCTTTGAATTACTGGATACTTTCTTGCCATTATATAACAGATAAGAGTTTAGATAATAAAATAGTAGAGTCATATCTGTAGATGCTTTGTATAATGTGGTTTTCAGGTCTGAAGGAAATGCcagtttttttctgtgccttATTAATTCTCAGCCTTCTTTTAAGTCTGTTGTCACATTACCTACAGCAGTGTATGCAGAGTTTCATTACCTTTGTGTGCAAAGGTGATTTCCTCCTTTAACCTACTAAATATTTCCTTGTTCAATCACTTAGGTGTACATCAAACCTTTATTGCACAGGGTTCTCATAATGTCTTTCTGTTCACCTGTCTGACCCAGGGTTGCTGTTTTTTACATGAAATTTCTCTCCTACTTTGTAAGTTCTGCTCACACCACTTATTCATAAACAGATTACTTTGTTTACATTTGGATGAGCCTTGTTCTTTTGCATTAATTATATACAAACTGATGATTTTCAGTAATTGAAGCAACCCCAGTGATATTAATGTAAGCAAATACTGACCTGATCCTGGGCTTTCTCTTTCATATGGAGGAGCAAGGCGATCCAGAGAGGGTTTGGTGCTTCTGTCTATAGAAGGAGCTGGGGCTAAACACAACAACTGTGTAAGATCATTTGCTGGTATAGGTCATTATATCTTTCTTTTGCATAGATTAGAACTGATGTTACTTCTTAAAACAACAATTCAGACTCCTGTATGAGTAGCAGAAGAGAGTGGaactgagggaaaagaggaaTTGGAGTGCTGCACAGTCTGTGGGAAAAGCTTTCCAAGGAGAACAGCAGCTGTACTCAGCTGTACTCACGTTTCAAAGGCTTCATGTTTCTGTCTCTACTCAAGTCGTTGTTGCTTGGTGGAGGAGGGAAAGCTGGCAGCTAGAACAAATATTTCACAAGTGGTTAAAATGTGTCTTCACCTTTCTGTTTGGGGTGTATTAACCCCGCCACGCACATCTGCCAGTCTTGTGTGGCACAGCACAAGGAGCATGAAGGACAGGAGCCAGGCACCCTCCTGAAGCATGACCAAAATCATTGATTTGTGTTGGATGCAGAATTGCCTCCATCTGCTGTGCCTCCCAACACTCCAGTGGGATGTCTCCTCAGGAAGGGGAGGTGTATTGTCAAAGGAAAGGAGCTTCAACAACACTGCTGTATTTCTGTGACACTGCATCAGACCAGAAGTCCCTCCATCACATCCTAAACCTTTACTTGTGTAAACACTGGGAGGATTAGTGTACATCTGTTCTGGCAAACACTGAACCTATAGTGCTAGCTGTCAACAGCACAAGAGCTTTCAGTTTTGAAGTAttcacagcagggaaaaaaggaatCAAATCTTGGTCATCAGTGTTCTGATTATACAGTCTCTTACACTTTTATGTGGTCCTAATTCAATTGGGCAAGTGCTAGAAGTATAGCTTGGAAAAACATAACCTTGTTTTCAAAACAGAGGCATCCCTTAAAAATATATCATTTATGTGGGAGATGCATTCACAAGTAGGTATATATCTCCAGTGTAAGAATCAATGAAGtaatatgaaataattaaatatatttctccCATGAAATTTAATTGTTCCTTGAACAATGGCCACCTTGTAACAGAGTTCAAATCTATTTTGATGGCTTCCTCTTTATACACTAGGTGAATAAAAATGGCCCTACACTTGGACTTCTATGAAGGTTCTGGGATAGAGAATAGGTGAGATATTAAGAAAGGAACATACAGTAGCACTTCTTCCCCCAAATGAGGCTGGTCCTGGGGCTAGGGCAGGTCGCTGGGGCGGTACTGGAGGCTGATGTGGAGGCTGATGTACTGATCTGGTTGTTGTAGGTCTgtctaaagaaaacaaaaatcccaaactgaaCAATTCCACAGAGTTTGGTTATTTAATACTCATTCAAACTTTGTGACAAAGAGACCTTACAAGAACCTGGCTACTGAAGTTAATAAATGATAAAGACATTGCTGTAGGATTTGACTGGCAGTTGCTTTAGGATCAGTGTGTTGTGTTGGGAGTTCCAGGCTGGTCTGTCCTGATGGGGGTGACTCCCCCGCCAGGCTCTGGGCCACAGGATTTATTTCAtgccctgcagcacagtgtgtgaaacaccagcCAGTCTGAGTGGCAGCTTTGTGCTCCTGAATGGGCTCCACACCTCCAGGCTGCTGAGGAAACAGATGTTAAACAAAAaggccaggcagggacagctgcttgttcttttcccaaatttcacTAGAGTTTATTTGCCATTTTGGTGACAACCTGCTCTGTCCAAGGTTGCACTGCTGAAGCTACTGCAGCATGTACATGTGTGTAACTTCCTACAGGTTCAAATCAAAGGCCAAATAATGCACACATCATATGAAACTAATCTTTATGCCAACAGAGCTTGACCAAAGTAAAAAATGTAACTTTAAAAGTCACAGAGTTTGTGCCACTAAATCTTGCTTATGAACTACACTGATACCTTCAAGGAAAAACCTTCTATATTCACATTTTAGGTGGCTGATAACATGGGAAAATCTAATTTGTAATATATTAATAGCACTTAATTTTTAGTAATTACCTATATAATCTGTGCTGCTTGGGAGTGACTTGGCAGGAAATATGACACTATGATGTGCTTCTTCATTATTGGATGGAGGTGGCTCATAGCCATCACTGTCATGTTCTGCTTCCTCAGGCTCCTCTGTTGGTGATTCATAGTCAGcctcatcttccttttcctggcCTTCATCAGGGCTTTCAtagtcatcatcatcatcatcctggCAAATGAGAATAAAAAGTGGATGCTGGAAGAGAACACTAAACCCTGCAGAGCAGTTTCCTTGTGGCCTTTCACTGTGGTATTTTTCACTCTGGAAAATACCAAATTTTTACAACCAGTTTGAGgcgaaaaaaaatctgttgaaataatatggggaaaggaggaaacgTTCCACTAATGCATGGAGCACTCAAGAGCttaagaaaggaaacaaatatcATTTGATGACAGTGAGTGCAGTGAGAGGTCAAGATAAGGTGCAAGTTTGCTGAAATGCAAACAAGCCAGTGTTCCTAGGAACACAATGGAGCAGCAGTTGATGCTGCTGATATTCATTGTTACTTTCTAACATGTCCTCCAAGCATGCAACCCaacttttgaaaattattcataAAAACTGAGGTCTTTGATTCGGGTCTTGATGCCCTCCTGACCCAAACCAGCCTCGTTTGCAGAACTTCACAAAGGGATGGTGTCAATATGGTCATTGCACATCTGTGAAATCTGCCAAGGCTTGAGAGAAAAAGAGCCCTCCATTTGTTCATTGATACCACAGCTGGAATTTCCAGATCCTCTGCACTGGCACAGTGCCCACGTGCTCTGTAGGTGGTTACTTTTATCTCTTGTGCTCCCAGAATAACAGCAAATCTCCTGTGAACTTATTAACAAGTGGCTTCTAAAAATGCCTCTCCCCTTTATTTTTGGACAAAAGCCATGAACACTGGTCAGCCTCAGAGATCTTCATAAAGGCAGGCTGTGCATCAGCAGCTGGGGGGGTGTGTTTCACCTAAAGACATTCTCAAGGCATTTCCTATGCCCAAAGGCAGAAGGAACTTCTGCTAAATGgctttaagaaaaaatactgttCAACAAGTTGGCTGTAGAGAATAAAATGGCAAGGTTGCAACACAGCAACCTTGGATACCTCTTTTAAAAGCTTCAAACAGGCATGTAAAATTCAGCTGTGATTCTGTGGGGACCTGGTCATAGGTTTGGAGCTTCTGCTCTAGCAGTGGAATAGGAAGGCAATTCTGAATATCTGGGGAGAACCTTTTCTCAGTGAGGAATTTTGTATTCAGCCACTCCCATCATTCCTGCTCCATCTTTTCctcccccagctgccccagctgtgGTGCCCAAGCAGGCAGTGTAGAACAGACCCCCTGATCCAGGGGCTTTTCTTGACCCAAATACTCACAAATGAGGACCAGCCACCATCATCCTGAGcgtaccctgggaaagaagcaCAACCACACATTTCTGAGCATGGACAGCTTTGTCAGAGATGTAACAACTTACAGCAAGTGTGGAAGAGGTTTTACAGTGActtctgtgagccagagagaagtttgagaagaggatccatgtttgataagaggatccatgtttgaCAAGAAGTTCCATGTTTacccctgaaagaattttctaccaaggtCGTTGACATAGAAACCAAgcaagaaagaaggagaaataagAGAAATCTGCAACTGCCTGTTCCAATGGGCACTTTGTCTCTCGTGACCAAAGACTAAAGTGTAAACTTATGAGGTTTGTAAGAATGTATAAAAGGCATGCATGCTATAATAAAAACagtttgaagccttctgaaaatggagtGTTTCTTTGTGTTGTCTCTGTCTCAACCACGACAAGAAAGAACCCAACAAATCCCAGGAGGGTTCTGGGGCCTCAGTCCTGTGCCACAGGAAGGAGCTGTTCTTCCAGAGGCAGGCTGGCAGTGATGAGGGCACTCTGAGTAATAATCTGATTTAAAACTGTCCTGCTGTGACACAATCTGGGTGTTGGCATTTCAAGTTTATGCCACTTCcaatttaaattttatcatTTGAAACAAAATGCTTTCAGAATGAGCCCAGACTTCTTATCTCCTTGTTTAAGAGTATTTCAGCTTTCATAAAAGaagggtttggattttttttaaatttcagcttccctcTCTAATACAGTGATGCTATGAGGAAAGGCAGAGAGTGGAGATAAAATATATAAGCATTGATACAATTCACTGTTAAAGAAAGACATTTTGACTATTCTTTGGTAAAAGTCTctgctcttgccttccttcaccatcttttctttttaaaaacactttttcttACTTATTGTTCTGCATCTatgcttttcatttttgcaaCTTCTTTATACTCCCATATTTTCATTTACTCTGTTGGATTTTTGGTTCCTAACCCTGCTCCCCTCTGTTGACTCTGCTCTGCAAGTattaatttaacattttaatacTTTTAAGCACTTTTTGTCATTAGGGTCTGCCAGTATACACTTACCTGTGTTTTCTGGAGACTTTTGTGTTTGGACCCTGCAATAAAGATACAAAGAATAAATTCTTTCTGTTAAATGTTTGATGCTTCTATTGCAAATAAAGGCAATAGTTAACTGTTACAGTAGAAAGAAGTTTACATAAATGAGTTTAACTCTGCCCAAAATGCCATGAACACATTAGTTGATATTTACATAGAGGATCCTAATAAAATCTAAACTGTTTCAAGAATTGAAGACAGAGAAGTCAAATGGTTTGAAGCAAGGGGACTCAGTAAATACTTTTACCAGTCCTGAAAACAGAAACTTCCAAGTCAAGTTCATAAATGTAAGGTTAAATAAGGTTTTCATGGTTTTCAGTTCTAGTTTTGGATTCTAGTGAATGGAAGTGTGCAAAATCATGTTATCAGATGATGCAAAACCATGTTATGTAGACTGGATTTGGTTTTCATTGGGTAGGATCATAAATTGTTCTTTTCTCATAGAATGTTCTTGCAAATTTTGCTCTTCTTTTATTGTGAATATTATATTCAGTGACAAATATTAAGAAGTAAAGAGTAGAATGATGTACAGATCTGTGGAATGCATTAATGATgatttattaataatatataCCTAGGCTTCATGGCTTTCTTAAGGGCCATGTGCTCAGGTGGAAACTTGCAGGAAACGTGCAAATGTTACTTGGTTTTGGACATGGCAGAAGTATCTGGGTGTTCACAGGCTCAGGATCTGATCATTGATATCAGATGAATTAATGAAACAGAGCTTTATTTTATAGAATTTCCAGGGTAAACTTCTGATCCAAGCATCATTGATCAAACGAAAACCAGTCCAGAAAAGATCTGTCTGAAAGCTTTGAACGAGAAAGCTGAGTTGTCTTACTCACCATTTTGGAAGGAAAGAGAGCCTCCcttcatttttgtttatttcttggCTTAATTTACTTACAATTCTATTggaaagaagaacaaaaatagtttaaaaaataacctTTGAAACCCATCGCTTGTCAAAGCagctaaataattttctttgccATTATCCCTCAGTATTTGCTAAATTTAATCTGGTAACTCATGATTATTATTTACCATGTGATAAAAACACTGAATTTATCATCTTATTGCAAAGTTGTGCTACAGCATATCCAACTACAAACTAGATTGTTCTTCCCTTGGTAAAACCCCATGTTGTTGgattgtgtttaaaaataaacactaaACCCAGCAAGCCTAAGGAACTTTGGGTGTTGTAGACATTGAACTGCTTCAAATAATGGCCATGGCATTTGTATGATTTTGCatggaaaaagcaaataatGCTTCAGGAAAACAGAGCTTATGGCTGCAAAACCAGGGACTGAATGTTCCCTGAAACTCTTCTCtattctgttttccttcctctgcaaCCAAGCAATCCCTCCAGCAGAGAAGGAGGAAAGCCTGATCTAATTCCATGTTTCAATACATTTTCAGGGCATagcagaaatattattttggcttttttaatcaaaatataattttgattattttattttaaagaaagctTGGGATGAGCCATGATCTGATTCTGAATTGCTATTATTTCTTATTGAGGAGCATCCAACTTCAATGTTGTTTCCTTTTGCTGTAGGGGATAAGGAAGTTGCTATGTGAATAATAAGTTCCATGTGAGACATCAGGAAATGTCCTGG comes from the Lonchura striata isolate bLonStr1 chromosome 15, bLonStr1.mat, whole genome shotgun sequence genome and includes:
- the LCP2 gene encoding lymphocyte cytosolic protein 2, with product MDLRNVPYRSDVLTWDPEDLAEYFRTLKYKDCEKVVRKHSINGQRFLNMSENDIQKFPKLRVPIVSKLSQEINKNEGRLSFLPKWVQTQKSPENTGYAQDDGGWSSFVSIWDDDDDDYESPDEGQEKEDEADYESPTEEPEEAEHDSDGYEPPPSNNEEAHHSVIFPAKSLPSSTDYIDRPTTTRSVHQPPHQPPVPPQRPALAPGPASFGGRSATLPAFPPPPSNNDLSRDRNMKPLKPPAPSIDRSTKPSLDRLAPPYERESPGSGKKPGIPEKPLVSQLRSLGEQLAMMPKPPVPPSDRYERGNPPPLRKQSPGKHSWPPHKKNEDEEDTALQRPVPQLSLPPYSSNAFPPKSIKPPPKPGSNSIPAAESSRNLSSTGSLPPRFHPGSNSRSPSRGPADMRPPLPIPSRQTVHQANTEEDEGSLKDEWYVAFVSRPEAEAALRKINKDGTFLVRDSSRKTVTHPYVLMVLYRDKVYNIQIRYQEQDHLYLLGTSLKGKEEFSSVADIIDHFQRTPLLLIDGKDRGSRNQCMLKYAAGHI